From the Nonlabens marinus S1-08 genome, one window contains:
- a CDS encoding SulP family inorganic anion transporter, translated as MAAFFKHLKGDLFGGLTAGIVALPLALAFGVQSGMGAVAGLYGAIFIGFFASLFGGTNTQISGPTAPMTAVSMVVIAGIVQLNEGSLENALPAILAVFLMAGLFQISLGAFQLGKYIKYIPYPVVSGFMTGIGVIILITQILPAIGYVPANDPEFVKTFEIQAQEVILKNILSEEADNEVLVLENFEQTFQRGQEITQEQIEAEAKTLAKSYSSGVVGTIKTLPQAINNINITELLLALATILIIFGFKRITTAIPSTLVALVAVTLVVFFVDIDARKLGEIPTGFPMPNFEIITGFSFGQISPYIFTALTLALLGSIDSLLTSIVADNMTKTRHNPNKELVGQGIGNSVASLFGGIPGAGATIRTVVNINSGGKTRLSGMIAAVLLLVVVVALGSYASEIPSAVLAGILITVGIGVMDYKGLKALRSIPKSDVLIMFTVLILTVTWDLVYAVGIGLVIASLIFMKKMGDVNTEKSGIRNLEDLNDEDHADYSRIPKKLREEVYIKELNGPLFFGYTSEFQSMSSDIPPQATHAVIRMEKVPFMDQSGLFAFEDVFQSLIAQGVTPLIVGLQEQPRYRMEAIDIVPDLVSEGQLFDTYSDCLQWIVANVEDVVGPDGKPV; from the coding sequence ATGGCCGCATTTTTTAAGCATTTAAAAGGAGATTTATTCGGAGGTTTAACAGCTGGAATTGTGGCGCTGCCGTTAGCGCTAGCTTTTGGGGTGCAGTCTGGTATGGGAGCCGTTGCTGGTTTGTATGGAGCCATTTTTATTGGGTTTTTTGCCTCTCTTTTTGGAGGGACTAACACTCAGATTTCTGGACCTACTGCCCCAATGACAGCGGTGAGCATGGTGGTTATAGCAGGGATCGTTCAGCTCAATGAAGGCTCGTTAGAAAATGCTTTACCGGCAATTCTTGCTGTCTTTCTAATGGCGGGCTTGTTCCAAATAAGTTTAGGAGCCTTTCAACTAGGGAAGTATATTAAATACATTCCTTATCCAGTAGTTTCTGGTTTTATGACGGGTATAGGTGTCATTATTCTTATTACTCAAATTCTACCAGCAATCGGTTACGTTCCTGCAAATGATCCTGAATTTGTCAAAACTTTTGAAATCCAAGCACAGGAAGTGATCCTGAAGAATATTTTGAGTGAGGAGGCAGATAATGAAGTGTTGGTATTGGAAAATTTTGAGCAAACTTTTCAACGTGGACAAGAAATTACTCAAGAACAAATAGAAGCAGAGGCTAAAACCTTAGCCAAAAGCTACAGCAGTGGAGTAGTGGGGACTATCAAGACATTACCGCAGGCGATTAACAATATAAACATCACAGAATTATTGCTAGCGCTAGCTACCATACTCATCATCTTTGGATTCAAGAGAATTACGACAGCCATTCCGTCTACACTTGTCGCCTTAGTTGCCGTTACGCTTGTGGTGTTTTTTGTAGACATTGATGCTCGTAAATTAGGTGAGATCCCGACTGGATTTCCAATGCCTAATTTTGAGATCATCACAGGATTTAGCTTTGGACAAATTTCTCCTTATATCTTCACGGCTTTGACTCTGGCGCTGTTAGGATCTATTGACTCTTTATTGACAAGTATTGTTGCAGATAACATGACTAAGACTAGGCATAACCCGAATAAAGAATTGGTTGGTCAGGGAATAGGTAATAGTGTAGCGTCTCTTTTTGGTGGAATTCCGGGAGCTGGTGCGACCATTCGTACTGTTGTCAACATCAACTCAGGTGGAAAGACTAGGTTGTCTGGAATGATAGCCGCAGTGTTACTACTAGTTGTCGTAGTAGCTTTAGGAAGTTATGCCAGTGAGATCCCTAGCGCTGTACTTGCTGGAATACTGATAACTGTAGGTATTGGAGTAATGGACTACAAAGGATTGAAAGCTTTACGATCCATCCCAAAAAGTGATGTGCTCATCATGTTTACGGTATTGATACTCACGGTAACTTGGGATTTAGTGTATGCAGTAGGGATAGGCTTAGTGATCGCGAGTTTGATTTTCATGAAAAAAATGGGCGATGTAAACACTGAGAAATCTGGAATCCGCAATCTAGAAGATTTAAATGATGAGGACCACGCTGACTACTCAAGAATACCGAAAAAATTGAGAGAAGAGGTTTATATCAAGGAATTGAATGGGCCACTATTTTTTGGGTATACTAGCGAATTCCAAAGCATGTCTAGTGATATCCCACCCCAAGCGACTCATGCGGTCATCCGCATGGAAAAGGTTCCTTTTATGGATCAATCTGGATTGTTTGCTTTTGAAGATGTATTTCAATCCTTAATCGCTCAAGGAGTAACACCACTGATTGTGGGATTACAAGAACAACCACGTTATCGCATGGAGGCGATTGATATAGTTCCTGATTTGGTGTCTGAAGGACAACTGTTCGATACCTACAGTGACTGTTTGCAATGGATAGTTGCAAACGTTGAAGATGTTGTGGGACCTGACGGGAAGCCGGTTTAG
- a CDS encoding CvpA family protein: MNWLDIALLILLLIGFWKGFLNGFFVELTSLVALVAAIYGSIHFSNYAGDWLMSHTEWEDSTITIASFVITFLIIILVITYAGRLVTKLVKTVQLSFLNKIAGGVFGLLKLAFIASVLLMFLNSAAGEIEIVKSETRENSLLYPFVEPVAPYLLPKILEEADNLDRHIRGEEEEIQLEKGTDNTIN; this comes from the coding sequence ATGAATTGGTTAGACATTGCATTATTGATCCTGCTGTTGATAGGGTTCTGGAAAGGGTTTTTGAATGGTTTTTTTGTAGAATTGACCTCTCTCGTGGCGCTCGTGGCCGCAATTTATGGATCGATTCACTTTTCCAATTATGCAGGTGACTGGCTCATGTCCCATACAGAATGGGAAGATTCTACCATTACCATTGCGAGTTTTGTTATTACGTTTTTAATCATAATTCTAGTCATCACTTATGCGGGAAGACTGGTTACTAAACTGGTTAAAACCGTTCAATTAAGCTTCTTGAATAAAATTGCTGGTGGCGTTTTTGGACTTCTCAAGCTTGCTTTTATTGCCAGTGTCCTTTTGATGTTCCTGAATTCTGCTGCTGGTGAGATTGAAATTGTAAAATCCGAGACTAGAGAAAATAGTTTGCTCTATCCATTTGTGGAACCTGTGGCACCTTACCTGCTTCCTAAAATATTAGAAGAGGCAGATAATCTAGACCGCCACATACGTGGTGAAGAGGAAGAAATACAATTAGAGAAGGGTACGGATAATACAATAAACTAA
- the hemC gene encoding hydroxymethylbilane synthase, with protein MTKQIRIGTRDSELAMWQARTVQNALEALGHQTLLVPVKSQGDLNLDEPLYEMGITGIFTKTLDVALVKDEIDIAVHSLKDVPTQLPKGMIQAAVMERADHRDILVYKSSFNPDDQMTIATGSLRRKSQWLNMYPLHNVVDLRGNVNTRLAKLQNNEDWNAAIFAKAGLERINILKNLRGSYGLEYSHLDSFVPAPAQGAMMIAAMEQNTTVVDAVSQLNHLSTQKCVDVERLFLRRLEGGCTAPIGAHASIRQGRLHFQGCLLSLDGKQRIQTTGVCESLEWKALEEFAFAKAEHILDNDGLKLMASIKESLK; from the coding sequence ATGACTAAACAAATACGCATTGGAACCCGGGACAGTGAACTGGCTATGTGGCAAGCACGCACGGTTCAAAATGCGCTAGAAGCCTTAGGCCATCAAACCTTACTCGTACCCGTCAAATCTCAAGGCGACCTGAATCTAGACGAGCCGTTGTATGAAATGGGAATCACTGGTATTTTCACTAAAACACTGGACGTGGCACTGGTGAAAGATGAGATTGATATTGCCGTCCACAGTTTAAAGGATGTTCCTACCCAGTTGCCAAAAGGTATGATCCAGGCAGCCGTGATGGAACGAGCAGACCATCGGGATATACTGGTTTATAAATCCAGTTTCAATCCAGACGATCAAATGACCATTGCGACTGGTAGTTTACGCCGCAAATCGCAGTGGCTGAATATGTATCCATTACACAATGTGGTGGACTTGCGAGGCAACGTGAACACGAGACTCGCAAAGCTTCAAAATAATGAGGATTGGAATGCGGCTATTTTTGCCAAAGCAGGACTGGAACGCATTAATATTCTCAAAAATCTACGAGGTTCTTACGGTCTTGAGTATTCACATCTGGACAGTTTTGTACCTGCACCAGCACAAGGCGCCATGATGATCGCAGCCATGGAGCAGAATACCACCGTGGTGGATGCTGTAAGCCAGCTCAATCATTTAAGCACACAAAAGTGTGTAGATGTAGAACGATTATTCCTGCGACGCTTAGAAGGCGGCTGTACGGCTCCCATAGGTGCTCACGCCAGCATACGTCAAGGACGTTTGCATTTTCAAGGGTGCCTGTTATCACTTGATGGCAAACAGCGCATACAGACTACTGGTGTCTGTGAAAGCCTAGAATGGAAAGCGTTAGAGGAGTTCGCTTTCGCGAAAGCGGAACACATATTAGACAACGATGGGTTGAAGCTTATGGCTAGCATTAAAGAAAGTTTGAAATAG